The proteins below come from a single Malus sylvestris chromosome 3, drMalSylv7.2, whole genome shotgun sequence genomic window:
- the LOC126614354 gene encoding sodium/calcium exchanger NCL-like — MSNTLLFHRFFFFLILCGGAAAGRNISRPQSSPHDVNVSDGVHRRSNNSTVPYLTLNRPGDIAAEVEGECEETYGFLPCTDSVLGNLFLILVYGYLMYLAATYLSNGSELLLEILGPGIVGGLFLPVLGSLPDAILILVSGLSGSKETAQSQVSVGMGLLAGSTVLILTLIWGSCVVVGKCDIRNSVAIDNKDTKGFSLTGSGVSTDIWTSYAARIMTISILPFIIVQLPAVINSKSGSQIAVLVALVISVALFISYCLYQVFQPWIQRRRIAYAKHKHVISGILQHLKMRFGSLLTDDGEPNEENIIKLFYAMDQNGDGHISGNELRAMIVGLKFDEIELDKNDAVEKVMNDFDTSHDSQIDKNEFLFGISKWIHEAKRSGDDNDHRTMKFLFDFHSKTKQEHDLLGGQSDEIIEGVENPKWTSFKAVLMLLIGTLIAAAAADPLIDVVDNFSTATGIPTFFISFIALPLATSCEAVSAIMFASRKKIRTASLTFSQLYGSATMNNVMCLSVFLALVYFRELTWDFSAEVLIILIVCIVMGVFCSFRTVFPLWTSSIAFLLYPFSIALIYVLDYILGWS, encoded by the exons ATGTCCAACACACTGCTATTTCaccgtttcttcttctttcttatcCTCTGCGGCGGAGCGGCCGCAGGCCGCAACATCTCCAGGCCTCAATCCTCACCGCACGATGTAAATGTGTCTGATGGGGTACACCGCCGGTCTAACAACTCCACTGTGCCCTACCTTACTCTCAACCGGCCCGGAGACATCGCGGCGGAGGTGGAGGGGGAGTGTGAGGAGACGTACGGGTTCTTACCTTGTACCGACAGCGTGCTAGGGAACCTGTTCCTGATTTTGGTGTACGGTTACTTGATGTACTTGGCAGCAACGTACCTGTCGAATGGGAGCGAGTTATTGCTCGAGATTCTCGGCCCCGGTATCGTCGGAGGGTTGTTTCTCCCCGTCCTCGGGTCGCTTCCCGACGCCATTCTCATTCTCG TATCCGGACTTTCTGGGAGTAAAGAAACAGCTCAAAGTCAGGTCTCAGTTGGAATGGGGTTGCTAGCTGGTTCAACTGTATTGATTCTCACATTAATCTGGGGTTCCTGCGTTGTCGTTGGCAAGTGCGATATCCGGAACTCGGTTGCCATCGATAACAAAGATACAAAAGGCTTTAGCTTAACTG GTTCTGGTGTGAGTACTGATATCTGGACAAGCTATGCTGCAAGGATTATGACTATATCTATCCTCCCTTTCATTATTGTTCAATTACCAGCGGTTATCAATTCAAAATCCGGGAGCCAGATCGCAGTTTTAGTTGCACTTGTTATCTCTGTCGCACTATTTATTTCTTACTGCCTTTATCAG GTGTTTCAGCCTTGGATCCAGCGTAGGCGAATTGCGTATGCAAAGCACAAACATGTTATATCAGGAATCTTACAACATCTAAAAATGCGCTTCGGAAGTCTCCTTACGGATGACGGTGAAcctaatgaagaaaatataATAAA GTTGTTTTATGCAATGGATCAGAACGGGGATGGACATATTTCAGGTAATGAGTTAAGAGCAATGATTGTAGGTCTCAAGTTCGACGAAATAGAGTTGGATAAGAATGATGCTGTGgagaaagtgatgaatgattTTGACACTTCTCACGATTCTCAAATCGATAAGAATGAGTTTCTCTTCGGTATCTCAAAATGGATTCATGAGGCAAAGCGTTCGGGTGATGACAATGATCATCGCACGATGAAATTTTTGTTTGACTTTCACTCG AAAACTAAGCAAGAGCACGATCTTCTCGGGGGGCAAAGTGATGAGATCATTGAAGGTGTTGAAAATCCCAAGTGGACATCCTTCAAAGCAGTTCTAATGTTGTTGATAGGAACTCTTATAGCAGCTGCAGCTGCAGATCCCTTGATTGACGTTGTTGATAATTTCTCAACTGCCACAGGCATTCCGACTTTCTTCATCTCATTCATTGCATTACCTCTGGCTACTTCTTGTGAGGCTGTGTCTGCAATAATGTTTGCTAGCCGCAAAAAGATCAGAACCGCCTCTTTAACATTTTCTCAG TTGTACGGATCAGCGACCATGAACAACGTCATGTGCCTGTCGGTGTTTTTGGCCCTTGTTTACTTTCGAGAGTTAACGTGGGACTTCTCAGCAGAAGTCCTTATTATTCTCATTGTTTGCATCGTGATGGGGGTTTTCTGCAGTTTCCGCACTGTCTTCCCTCTTTGGACATCTTCGATCGCTTTCCTACTTTACCCATTCTCCATCGCACTGATTTATGTCCTGGATTATATTTTGGGCTGGTCATAG
- the LOC126617159 gene encoding uncharacterized protein LOC126617159, which produces MVSDLIDPGSNSWKANIINAGFHREDADTILSISLSHFGCEDRLVWHHFVNGVYSVKSGYGVAMDLLVNGALGKKGRGAPSEQQQLNQVWSRIWRLQAPNKIKLFIWRCCSNALAVQRNLQIRHMRVDNVCGVDFLESWGKFHECVKGRENADEICQEFAFGLWRLWKNRNDVVFNGLHRQPLEVVDLWRKNINEFRAASASVEGDDWAKEKTHCAGVGWVGRDFAGVLQAAGGLGTVLCHSADAAEAIAIRTALAACINHRFNHVFVESDAKLIIQMIRKEVSADFSLDCVLGDIKILARKLTLVTFAFVPRESNHAAHLVAKYVFKEG; this is translated from the exons ATGGTTAGCGATCTAATTGATCCGGGCTCAAACTCTTGGAAGGCTAACATCATTAATGCCGGTTTTCACCGTGAGGATGCTGATACTATTCTTAGTATTTCGTTAAGTCATTTTGGTTGTGAAGACAGATTGGTGTGGCATCATTTTGTGAACGGGGTTTATTCCGTGAAATCCGGCTATGGGGTGGCTATGGACTTGTTGGTAAATGGTGCTTTGGGTAAGAAGGGCCGGGGTGCCCCTAGTGAACAACAGCAGCTAAACCAAGTTTGGTCTAGGATATGGCGCCTGCAGGCCCCTAATAAAATCAAGCTCTTTATTTGGAGATGTTGCAGTAATGCCTTGGCTGTGCAACGCAACCTACAGATACGACACATGAGAGTAGATAATGTGTGTG GAGTTGATTTTCTTGAAAGTTGGGGAAAGTTCCATGAGTGTGTCAAGGGTAGGGAAAATGCAGATGAGATATGCCAAGAATTTGCTTTTGGTTTATGGAGACTTTGGAAAAACAGAAACGATGTTGTCTTTAATGGGCTGCATCGCCAGCCTTTAGAAGTTGTGGATTTATGGAGGAAGAACATCAATGAATTTAGAGCTGCTTCAGCTAGTGTGGAaggtgacgattgggccaaggAA AAAACTCATTGTGCTGGTGTGGGTTGGGTGGGGCGTGATTTTGCCGGAGTGCTCCAAGCTGCGGGTGGCTTGGGTACTGTGCTTTGTCACAGCGCAGATGCGGCCGAAGCTATTGCGATCCGCACTGCTTTGGCGGCTTGTATTAACCACAGATTCAATCATGTTTTTGTTGAATCCGATGCTAAGCTGATTATTCAAATGATCAGAAAGGAAGTGTCTGCTGACTTTAGCTTGGATTGTGTTCTTGGCGATATCAAGATTCTAGCGCGAAAGTTGACATTGGTGACGTTCGCATTTGTGCCTAGGGAGAGCAATCATGCTGCTCACTTGGTGGCTAAGTATGTGTTCAAGGAAGGTTGA
- the LOC126614357 gene encoding verprolin-like has protein sequence MAHEEEQTQDTSTEIIGLGSNNIISSRSSSKKTKQKKVPQRGLGVAQLEKIRLEEQQKKAAAAAILSTTPPSSLSLPTKSSSHSCTSSVPIRHFYQPPSSIPFPSLDLPSPNSIFRPQLIPPAHSGVDGRKPMISSGTFPFGVGNNNNNNNINGGGNGNHVPNLWNPCEFNILDQKVSCNPGLDPGLAFRSTMNLPFESSNNNPIWPLSNFPTRTQQFHHQQPPPPPPPPPPPSMVNLSTANSSSVLNFQIEPPSNQSYYSNYTPMWPDEEKMVGMKRPYPFSLENPPVPSIKFPTFVAPPIRADEATSCGNRSAFNFDPAIKTNFREGPSCSTSISESNSRSSIKENGSVNGDFLTLAPPSTSWTCPSPKLNLPPSYLAFHNREIPDFESFHYQGNNADDTIYQPGPSVPNPQQAFYSFFPLAKAQNDRAATTVNNNCNGEVGESVDLNLKL, from the exons ATGGCTCATGAGGAAGAACAAACCCAAGACACTAGCACTGAAATTATTGGGTTGGGAAGCAATAACATCATCAGTAGTAGATCTTCATCCAAAAAAACAAAGCAGAAAAAAGTGCCACAGAGAGGACTTGGTGTTGCACAGCTTGAGAAAATCAGGCTTGAAGAACAGCAGAAGAAAGCAGCAGCAGCTGCAATTTTGTCCACCACCCCACCATCTTCTCTCTCATTACCAACAAAATCTTCTTCACATTCGTGTACTAGTTCGGTTCCGATCAGGCATTTTTATCAGCCTCCCTCTTCAATCCCATTTCCATCACTGGATCTGCCCTCCCCCAACTCGATTTTCCGTCCGCAGTTGATTCCACCGGCCCACAGCGGCGTTGATGGTAGGAAGCCAATGATCAGCAGTGGAACTTTTCCGTTTGGTGTGGGaaataataacaacaacaataatattAATGGTGGTGGGAATGGGAATCATGTTCCCAACTTGTGGAATCCATGTGAGTTTAATATTCTTGATCAGAAGGTGAGTTGTAATCCTGGGTTGGATCCTGGATTGGCATTCAGGTCTACTATGAATTTACCTTTTGAGTCCAGCAACAACAACCCCATTTGGCCGCTCTCCAATTTTCCAACAAGAACACAGCAATTTCATCACCAGCAGCCTCCTCCTCCACcgccacctcctcctcctccttcaatG GTTAATCTGTCAACAGCAAATTCATCATCTGTACTAAATTTTCAGATAGAGCCCCCTTCAAACCAAAGCTATTACAGCAACTATACTCCTATGTGGCCGGATGAAGAAAAG ATGGTTGGCATGAAGAGGCCATATCCATTTTCTCTAGAGAATCCACCTGTCCCCTccatcaagttccctacatttGTTGCTCCTCCTATAAGAGCCGATGAAGCAACTTCATGTGGGAACAGATCTGCCTTCAATTTTGATCCCGCAATCAAAACAAATTTCAG AGAAGGACCTTCATGCTCAACTTCAATTTCTGAGTCGAATTCAAGAAGCAGCATCAAAGAAAATGGGAGTGTCAATGGAGATTTTCTCACCCTAGCCCCTCCTTCAACTAGTTGGACATGTCCCAGCCCAAAGCTCAACCTCCCTCCATCTTATCTTGCGTTTCATAACCGTGAAATTCCggattttgaatcatttcacTATCAA GGGAATAATGCAGATGACACAATTTACCAGCCCGGACCAAGTGTTCCAAATCCACAACAAGCTTTCTACAGCTTCTTCCCACTAGCAAAGGCACAAAATGATAGGGCAGCGACCACTGTAAACAACAATTGCAATGGTGAAGTAGGAGAAAGTGTTGATCTCAATTTGAAGTTATAA